Proteins co-encoded in one Ictalurus punctatus breed USDA103 chromosome 18, Coco_2.0, whole genome shotgun sequence genomic window:
- the LOC108278486 gene encoding claudin-like protein ZF-A89: MASAGLQVLGLALALFGLLGDIIICALPMWRVTAFIGQNIVTAQTFWEGLWMNCVMQSTGQMQCKIYDSMLALPQDLQAARALVVISILLTLFGLLLAIAGGKCTNCIEDEPTKARVSVAAGVFFLVGGVLCLIPVCWSAHTVIMDFYNPTLADARKRELGASLFVGWGAAALLLVGGALFCSQCPKTEYRGYSAKYTAPRSNAHGGGNYV; encoded by the coding sequence ATGGCTAGTGCAGGGTTGCAGGTTTTGGGTTTGGCTCTGGCGCTCTTCGGTTTGCTTGGCGACATCATCATCTGTGCTCTGCCCATGTGGAGAGTGACGGCCTTCATCGGGCAGAACATCGTGACCGCGCAGACCTTCTGGGAGGGCCTGTGGATGAACTGTGTGATGCAAAGCACGGGACAGATGCAGTGCAAAATCTATGACTCCATGTTGGCTCTGCCTCAGGACCTGCAGGCCGCGCGCGCTCTCGTGGTCATCTCCATCCTCCTGACGCTGTTCGGTCTCCTGCTCGCGATCGCTGGGGGAAAGTGTACAAACTGCATCGAGGACGAACCGACTAAGGCGCGCGTGTCCGTGGCGGCCGGCGTGTTCTTTCTGGTGGGCGGTGTTCTGTGCCTGATTCCTGTGTGCTGGTCGGCTCACACGGTCATCATGGACTTCTATAACCCTACCCTGGCGGACGCACGGAAGCGCGAGCTCGGCGCATCGCTGTTCGTTGGCTGGGGCGCCGCCGCTTTACTGCTGGTCGGAGGCGCGCTCTTCTGCTCCCAGTGTCCTAAGACTGAATATCGAGGTTATTCAGCCAAATACACAGCGCCAAGATCAAATGCACATGGTGGTGGCAACTACGTGTAG
- the cld4 gene encoding claudin-4 (The RefSeq protein has 1 substitution compared to this genomic sequence): MVSQGLQILGVMLSMTGWLGTIITCALPMWRVTAFIGANIVTAQVIWEGLWMNCVVQSTGQMQCKVYDSLLALPQDLQAARAMVIISIIVGIFGVLMAVIGGKCTNCMEDESAKAKACIVSGVIFLIAAFLILIPVSWSAQTLIRDFYNPLVLEAQRRELGACLYIGWGSAALLLLGGGLLCWNCPPKENQQYTAAKFAPARSFSPGMNYV; encoded by the coding sequence ATGGTATCCCAAGGCCTCCAGATCCTGGGTGTTATGCTGTCTATGACAGGGTGGCTGGGGACAATCATTACCTGTGCTCTGCCTATGTGGAGAGTGACGGCTTTCATTGGAGCTAACATTGTCACAGCGCAGGTCATCTGGGAGGGTTTATGGATGAACTGTGTGGTTCAGAGTACTGGACAGATGCAGTGTAAGGTCTACGACTCCCTGCTGGCCCTTCCTCAAGACCTTCAAGCGGCCCGAGCCATggtcatcatctccatcattgTGGGCATCTTTGGTGTGCTAATGGCTGTGATTGGAGGAAAGTGTACTAACTGCATGGAGGATGAATCAGCAAAAGCTAAAGCTTGCATTGTCTCAGGGGTGATCTTTCTTATTGCTGCCTTCCTCATGCTAATACCTGTGAGTTGGTCTGCCCAGACCCTTATCAGGGACTTCTACAACCCCTTGGTGTTAGAAGCCCAGCGTCGAGAGTTAGGAGCTTGCCTGTATATTGGCTGGGGTTCTGCGGCTCTCCTGCTGCTGGGGGGAGGGCTGCTTTGCTGGAATTGCCCTCCGAAGGAGAACCAGCAGTATACAGCAGCCAAATTTGCACCTGCTAGATCCTTTTCCCCAGGGATGAATTATGTGTGA
- the cldy gene encoding claudin-like protein zf-a89 (The RefSeq protein has 1 substitution compared to this genomic sequence), which produces MVSAGLQMLGAALGIIGWIGVIVVCALPMWRVTAFIGSNIVTSQIQWEGIWMNCVVQSTGQMQCKVYDSMLALSSDLQAARALTVISIVVGIFGILLAMAGGKCTNCVEDENSKAKVAVAAGVVFIISGVLCLIPVCWTAQTVIRDFYNPLVNQAQKRELGASLFIGWGAAALLIIGGGLLCASCPHNDKPAYTAKYSAPARSQASAPSTKDYV; this is translated from the coding sequence ATGGTGTCGGTTGGGTTGCAGATGCTGGGCGCTGCCCTGGGTATCATTGGCTGGATTGGTGTTATTGTGGTCTGCGCTCTCCCTATGTGGAGGGTCACAGCTTTCATTGGAAGCAACATTGTCACATCGCAGATCCAATGGGAAGGCATATGGATGAACTGTGTAGTCCAGAGCACAGGACAGATGCAGTGCAAGGTATACGACTCCATGCTGGCCCTGAGTTCAGATCTCCAAGCTGCACGTGCTCTCACGGTCATCTCCATCGTGGTGGGCATCTTCGGCATCCTACTGGCCATGGCTGGAGGAAAGTGCACCAACTGCGTGGAGGATGAGAACTCCAAGGCGAAGGTTGCTGTGGCAGCGGGCGTGGTCTTCATCATTTCTGGGGTACTTTGTCTCATTCCTGTGTGCTGGACTGCCCAAACAGTCATCAGGGACTTCTACAACCCACTGGTCAACCAGGCACAGAAGAGGGAGTTGGGCGCATCGTTGTTCATCGGCTGGGGTGCTGCTGCTCTGCTGATCATTGGAGGAGGTCTGCTGTGTGCCAGCTGCCCACACAATGACAAGCCAGCATACACAGCCAAATACAGTGCTCCTGCTCGCTCCCAGGCCTCTGCACCCTCCACCAAGGACTACGTTTAA